ACAACAGCAATGCGCGAGCAACGCGAGAGGAGAGTTCCGTTTCCCAGAGCCCTAGGGCCACCTCCAAGCCAactgcgcccgcggcggctaCAGAcaggcgcccgccccgaAGAAAAGACTGTCCCCTTTCTACCTGGGACAGCTACTTCACGACCAAGGATGTGTCGCCGCGCAgaaaggaggcggcggtgctgcgtCACTTCCGCTATAAAATGGTGCCGTGgatcgaggcgggcgaccccgccgcccagttTGGCGTCGACATCATGCAGCTGTCGCAGGAGAGACCGCCGATCCACACGGCCATTGTCGCGATATCGACGCTGCAACTGGACCTCATCGCGGGCCTTGCCGGTCACGACATGGTGAGCCTGGCGTATAGACAGAGGCCGAGCGACGACCTCTTTGAGCACGACAAGAGGGCCAAAAgggtcggcgaggccctgCTGGCTCTCGAGGGCTTCCTCAGCTCCAGTCCCAGCCGGTGGCGCAacctgccgctgctgtacATGAAAGAGGTCAGCAGCAACGTATCGGCTTCGACGGTGGAGGAGCCATTGCAGACCCTTTGTCGCCTGCACGCAAGAATAGGTAATTGCTcccgcctccctccgtcCTGCCGGCTTCTTTGTGCGTGCTAACCGCGTTCCAAGACCTTGCCTCTTCTATACTCACCGGGCAGCCACCCGTCACATCAATAACCTTTCATACCCCGGGCAGCAGAACACCATCAACGGCAgacacgtcgccgacgggcaTATACAACTGGTCTCTACAGCACCTTACCTCCTGCCTACACCTCATCCACAACAGCGCTCAGCTGCCGTCCATACCCTCTCCTCAGAGCCCACCGGCAGCCTCCTTGTCCGCACATGCCGGCTTTAGCGCGCGGTGGTTTTCGCTCTGGACGAGCTGTCAGACGTGGTTTGCTAACAGACCGCTCACGATGCGGCCCATTCTCGACATCCgcagcgtcgaggccggccagaTCGAGCCCAACGATGGCTCCTCGTTTCCTATCCAAGTGTACACCAACGCGCTGGCCATACACGCCAACGTGGCATACCACATCACATCActgctgttgttggctcACAAGCCCCGCCTGCTCAAGCTGCCAGGGGACTCGCACCGAcaacggccggcggcggcatcttcgtcgtcgcaggGCTGGCACGCCCAAACGATTGCGGGGATCGCGGCGCGCAACGAATTCGCGGAGCAGTGGGACCCCGTGACggtcggcgcgctgctcTACGTGGCCAGGGAGATGACGCACCCGGCGCAacaggcggcgctggaggcgTGTTTTGCGAGGGCCACCGCAGCCACGGGCATCGGCCTGGAgaaggagctgcgcgagctaCGCGAGGGGTGGAAAGTCGCGCGCTCTTACGAGAGAGATGCATGAGGCGACACTGTTTGCGCATGAAGATTAAACATGAAGAATAAAAGGCCCTGCGGTCCAAGACGAGGCTAGAGATGGGCTGGTTATGCCCTCCAGTGAAGTTTGTCAGCGCACGTAGTCGATCTGGAGGCACATGTATGTCGTCAGTCACGGAactccgccgccatggccagtTTAGGCAAGGATCTCGCCCGAACGACGGACAAGAGAGCCATCAACCCCGTAGGTAACCCCAGCGGGTGCTTCGTATTTTGCACATACGTAGGTGCGCAGCCAGGGCAGGAGATACGATTTGCCTACACGGGCAGAGTGGAGTGGAGTCGCGAGGTCGTCCGTCGGGTCAGCCCTTTGCCCGACATGCTTGCTAATAATAATGTGAACTGATGCAAGCGCAGTTTTCGACTTTGGTGGCACTAGGTCCGCAGTGCCTGCGTGCCAACTTTCTAATACATAACTAGTAAGCCGCtgggcttgcttgctgcggcTGAGAGCGAATGGGTTAGCGTGGGGCATGGGTTGCTCGCAGACGCGCAGGTGAAACAAGGCTCGTGAAGACGGGGCGTTTtagtcgtagtagtagtaactTGGTGGTTTACAAATCGCGACAAGTAAGGAGAGAAAGGGCGTGTTGCGACGGTTTGGGCATGATAAGCTCGCAAGTCCTCATGACGCGGACTGACTGA
The genomic region above belongs to Purpureocillium takamizusanense chromosome 5, complete sequence and contains:
- a CDS encoding uncharacterized protein (EggNog:ENOG503PA82), translating into MPVLRATPENKRRVRTGCLSCRRRRRKCDEKKPQCTSCEARGFACKYPDLTFVQASRSAPPPEHGLRRPSTSYSTITFVNHGPPTPPSKASDKDDTPQEAPLTANNSNARATREESSVSQSPRATSKPTAPAAATDRRPPRRKDCPLSTWDSYFTTKDVSPRRKEAAVLRHFRYKMVPWIEAGDPAAQFGVDIMQLSQERPPIHTAIVAISTLQLDLIAGLAGHDMVSLAYRQRPSDDLFEHDKRAKRVGEALLALEGFLSSSPSRWRNLPLLYMKEVSSNVSASTVEEPLQTLCRLHARIDLASSILTGQPPVTSITFHTPGSRTPSTADTSPTGIYNWSLQHLTSCLHLIHNSAQLPSIPSPQSPPAASLSAHAGFSARWFSLWTSCQTWFANRPLTMRPILDIRSVEAGQIEPNDGSSFPIQVYTNALAIHANVAYHITSLLLLAHKPRLLKLPGDSHRQRPAAASSSSQGWHAQTIAGIAARNEFAEQWDPVTVGALLYVAREMTHPAQQAALEACFARATAATGIGLEKELRELREGWKVARSYERDA